A genomic region of Pelodiscus sinensis isolate JC-2024 chromosome 1, ASM4963464v1, whole genome shotgun sequence contains the following coding sequences:
- the LOC142827404 gene encoding olfactory receptor 52E4-like — MSDANISNFTKPSTFILLGIPGLEAAHVWISIPFCTMYAMAILGNFTILFIVKTEPSLHEPMYYFLCMLAVTDLVLSTSILPKTLSIFWFSSREIDFSACLTQMFFIHTFLAVESGIFVAMALDRYVAICEPLRHSTILTNQVVTKIGLAVLLRSSLLVFPYPFVARQWPYCRSNIIAHTYCAHIAVVKLACADIRVSSYYGLFVTFCVISLDVFFISVSYTQILRTIFSLPTKDTRLKTFGTCGSHFCVILAFYIPGLFSFFTERFGQNVPIYFHILFANLYLLVPPMLNPIIYGVRTKQIRNRLLRVFTHKWI, encoded by the coding sequence ATGTCAGACGCCAACATATCCAATTTTACCAaaccctccaccttcatcctgctgggcattcctggcctagaggcagcccatgtctggatctccatccccttctgcaccatgtacgCCATGGccatcttggggaacttcaccatcctttTCATCGTGAAGACAGAGCCAAGCCTTcacgagcccatgtactatttcctctgcatgctggccgtcactGACCTGGTTCTATCCACGTCCATCCTGCCTAAAACCCTGAGCATTTTCTGGTTCagttccagggagatcgatttcagtgcctgcctcacccagatgttcttcattcacaCCTTCTTAGCAgtggagtctgggatcttcgtggccatggctttggatcgctacgtggccatctgtgaacccctgagacattccaccatcctcacCAACCAGGTGGTCACCAAAATCGGCCTGGCCGTGTTGCTACGCAGCAGCCTCCTCGTATTTCCCTACCCCTTCGTGgcaaggcagtggccatattgcagaagcAACATCATCGCCCATACCTACTGCGCGCACATTGCCGTTGTCAAGCTGGCCTGCGCCGACATCCGTGtcagtagttactacggcctctttgtgaCATTCTGTGTGAtcagtctggatgtgttttttatcTCTGTGTCCTATACTCAGATCCTCAGGACCATCTTCAGTCTGCCCACAAAGGAcacccggctcaagacttttgggacctgcggcTCCCACTTCTGTGTCAtcttagccttttacatcccaggtCTCTTCTCTTTTTTCACTGAGCGTTTTGGCCAGAATGTGCCCATTTATTTCCACATTCTCTTTGCCAACTTGtatctcctggtgcctcccatgctaaaccccatcatctatggggtgaggaccaaacagatccggaaCAGGCTGCTCCGGGTCTTTACACATAAATGGATCTAA